GAGGCCCGGGGCGATGGAGACACAGCTACATCAACAGAAGTTTCTCACCTTGGAGTGCGAGGGACTCTCCCGCATCTCCTGCACATCTTCCCCAGCTGGTCGCAGGAGAAGAGTCTCAAGCTATTTCTTCCACCTCCTCACACTGCTCCCTGCAAGCGATGGGAGGCTGCTGAGAGCCCCTACCACTGCTGGCCTTCTTTTTATGTTGTCTGCAGTGAGGAAGAGGACGAAGGACATCTTAGTGCTGGGGAATTGACCTCTGGTCTGGCGGGCCTCTGGGCTGGGAGGACAGAAGAAGAGTGGCTGGGACTGGAGGAATCCATGCGGGGGCCATGGACAGAGCGGCGCTCCTGGGACTGTCCCGCTTGTTCGCGCTTTGGGCAGCCCTGCTCGCGCTGTTCCCTGGCGGAGCCCAAGGAAACTGGATGTGAGTATGGGGGCAGCGGGACGCACGGAGTATATGACAAGTCAGGTACCCCACCTCAGGGAACTTTAAGCTAAGGAGGGAGCAGGTAGAGGCGGAGACCCTAGGGCTGATGACCTAATTTTGGGGAAAACATTTGGGATTAGGGAGGGCAGCAAGAGAGCGACGTACGATAGGGGCGGCCGTGTCTTACAGGTGGTTGGGCATCGCCTCCTTTGGGGTTCCGGAGAAACTGGGCTGCACCAACTTGCCGCTGAACAGCCGCCAGAAGGAGCTGTGCAAGAGGAAACCGTACCTGCTGCCCAGCATCCGAGAGGGCGCCCGGCTGGGCATTCAGGAGTGCAGGAGCCAGTTCAGACACGAGAGATGGAACTGCCAGGTGgccactgccgccgccgccgccccgccgGGCACCAGTCCCCTCTTTGGCTACGAGCTAAGCAGTGGTGAGTTCCGGGACCCACGGGGCTGGCGCGGGACGGAGGACAACTTCTCCAATTCCTGTATATAAAATAGTGCTTGCGTAGTCCTTTTGCTCTCTAAATTCCAAAAGAGGTCATTTCGTGGATGAGAATTGGGAGCTACCGAAGGCAGACCCAGGGTGCAGGTGTGGTCCTGAAGAGGGTGACTCCCCAGGTCCGGAGCCAACGCTTGGAGACGTAGCTCTTCCTCCTTCCCGCTGTGCCCGGTTGAGTTGGGGAAAAACTTTGATACTCCACCCCGCCGACCCTTCGGACCCGTAGCGCCCCCCTACTTGGGTCACCAGCTGGAGAAACATGATGTCGGCAGCAGGGAATGCTGCTGCTCCATCTGCTTTGATTTAAGCGGCTCCGCTGCTCACCAAGCCCCGGACAAGTGGCTAAACGCAGCGAAGACCCACGTTTATTGGCTCCTCCGAGCACCAGGTACACGGaataatgatgatttttaaaagggaTTGTCCTGTGCAAACCAACGTGAGGCTCAGCCGGGCACCACCGCTTTGGCTGACCCTCagttctcctctctcccctcctctgcgCGCAGCGGAGGGCGGGAAGCTGCAGTAAAACAAAGTTCCACGTCCACGTGCCTGGTGACTCGGTAAGGTTAAAGGAACGGAGACCCAGGGTTGTTCCAGGAATATTAGCAGATTCACAGAATTTTAGGACGCGGGCGCTGGAAGATTCGTTGCTTTTCACATTCATTTCCGTTCTCCCTCCACCTTTGACCCTTCCCCACCGGGTCTCTACACCCACAGCCGCCAAAGCATCGCCTTGGCCCTGCTGGGTTTTGGCCGGCACACCCTTCCTAAGGAGCCCTGATCCCCTACAGGGcaaggggttggggggggggggggcgggaataTGTGTTCCTCACAGTTGCTGAAATGCAAAGGCATCAGCTGTTGAAAAGGTTTATTGGACAACGGGCGTGAAATTGTTTCTACTCCAATCTAAACATCTCGAAAGAGAAAAAAGTCGCCTGCGGAGTCTCTTCTAGtccattttatttatgctttaatGAGCCTTTAATTTTCCAAGATTTTAGCTCAAACGCTATTGCAGGTGTGCTAAATACACATTCCATAATATTCCATAACATTTTTTGGTGACATTtcaattgtcttttcattttagttatcTTTAAGAATGTAAGAGGATTAGCCagtactatataaaatatatcatggTTTCATGTTATTCAATAATGTCAGGACTGTTTTTCACGATGTCCTAGAAAAGAGCAGCCTTACACGTGAAactaaattataatttatcaACTGATTCCTTTATTGttggtttaattttaatttgctttctgaTATATGTTATTTATGTGAACAAAAATTGCACCCAATTTTTCAGATTGTGTTttgggaaaacacattttaaatttaaaaacaagtgtaATCTGGACTCTTTGGGAGCATTGTATACCGTTTCCGGTATCCActcaaaaggtttttttaatttgacgTGTATTTATTGAGCTTTGATTGTCTATTAGGCACTGAACTAGGTATTGacatacatttcatattttaaatatttttaagtatgagAACAGTGATATCCAATATATGACAATCCCCTCAAGCAGGATACTCAAAATTaatgctgcttttttaaaagactagaaCAATAGGAAATCATCCTTTCTAAATATGTATTCATTAAAGCATCCATTGTAAGCAATTGAAAAATTGCTTCCCTGGCAAGAGGATGAGTAGGAGGCTCCATTATAAACATAAACAGAGAGTGATGTGGCTCTTTCATTTAGCGATTTATGTCTTATTCTAGGCACCAAGGAAACAGCATTCATTTATGCTGTGATGGCCGCGGGCCTGGTGCATTCTGTGACCAGGTCGTGCAGTGCAGGCAACATGACAGAGTGCTCCTGTGACACCACCTTGCAGAACGGCGGCTCAGCGAGCGAAGGCTGGCACTGGGGGGGCTGCTCCGACGATGTCCAGTATGGCATGTGGTTCAGCCGAAAGTTCCTAGATTCCCCCATCAGAAAcaccacaggaaaagaaagcaaagtacTGTTAGCAATGAATCTTCATAACAATGAAGCTGGAAGGCAGGTACGTATTAGAAAATGGGATAAAATCCAGTGCTTTTAGGTCAGTAACACGAGGGTTACACTTGTGCATGAATCTGttcaagtagtttttaaaaatacctgcagaaatatatgtgcatgtgtgtatacatattatTATACATGTGTGTGTCATATGTGTAactgcatttatatatttttttctttcatgcgCCTGTACTGACCACACTGACTTAGTTTAAGTTCTCCATCTAACATGAGTTCAATCTTGTTACAGAATGTGTTTGTGACTGTACACTTCGTATACCTAAAACATGAATTATAAAATGATAAGGTGTACACATGCCTGCTGGGTTATTTGGTTCCACCCTCTTGGCTGATTAGTGGCAAAGCCTAAATAAGATCAACAGTATCTGCCTTCCTAGTGGGACTGGATCAAAGTTCACTTCCTCAAAtctgaactttattattttatatgtatttcataGTGGGCAATGTCTCCTAGACTTGTTGTCAGTTTTGCCTTTACTTTCTCTAGCAAACATTCTTGAATACGTTCAGAATAGACGAtatttaactaattttttttgtaaaacaaagtCTTTTAAGGgaaatagatattttattataaagctatGTAGATTCATTGTAAAATTGATATAGATAAATGAAAAGAAGTTATAAGTgtattaaatatatgcatatttaaaaatacagataaagatTCAGCAAGAGCAAATTTGAAGTAGCATCATCTAATTAACCTCTTTTATGAATCCTAGCTTTTTTATactaaattttcttaaaactgaaaaacttgtaacttaatttaacttttatatatttatcttaatgAATATTGACACAATAGCATTTGACTTCTGCACTGCAGTTGAATTACTTGGTAATTCATAGTGACTTTCTTGAAACAGCCCAAActtttttatgaatatatattttctat
This sequence is a window from Phyllostomus discolor isolate MPI-MPIP mPhyDis1 chromosome 10, mPhyDis1.pri.v3, whole genome shotgun sequence. Protein-coding genes within it:
- the WNT16 gene encoding protein Wnt-16, with the protein product MDRAALLGLSRLFALWAALLALFPGGAQGNWMWLGIASFGVPEKLGCTNLPLNSRQKELCKRKPYLLPSIREGARLGIQECRSQFRHERWNCQVATAAAAAPPGTSPLFGYELSSGTKETAFIYAVMAAGLVHSVTRSCSAGNMTECSCDTTLQNGGSASEGWHWGGCSDDVQYGMWFSRKFLDSPIRNTTGKESKVLLAMNLHNNEAGRQAVAKLMSVDCRCHGVSGSCAVKTCWKTMSSFEKIGHLLKDKYENSIQVSDKIKRKMRRRDKDQRKVPIHKDDLLYVNKSPNYCVEDKKLGIPGTQGRECNRTSEGADGCNLLCCGRGYNTHVVRHVERCECKFIWCCYVRCRRCESMTDVHTCK